In one Catenovulum adriaticum genomic region, the following are encoded:
- a CDS encoding c-type cytochrome, with amino-acid sequence MKKALLVFSGLIFSGHLFAAPAQVALCATCHGQNGISTMPIYPNLAGQKEQYLLSQLKKFKDGTRPDPIMKGMVAALTEDDMKALAKYYAELK; translated from the coding sequence ATGAAAAAAGCACTACTTGTTTTCTCTGGTTTAATTTTCTCTGGGCACTTATTTGCAGCACCGGCGCAAGTGGCGTTATGTGCAACATGCCATGGTCAAAATGGTATTTCCACTATGCCTATTTATCCAAATTTAGCAGGCCAAAAAGAGCAATATTTGCTATCTCAACTTAAAAAGTTTAAAGATGGAACTCGCCCTGATCCAATAATGAAAGGTATGGTTGCAGCTTTAACTGAAGACGATATGAAAGCGTTGGCTAAATATTATGCCGAGCTAAAATAA
- a CDS encoding MarR family winged helix-turn-helix transcriptional regulator: MPKSDIEKTLGYALNGSAFLMKQVIKQLIQQHHYQTTPEAFFLLNLIPKTGIEQHQLINKTHKDKAAITRLLDQLNHQGWIVRRVIKENKRQATIRLSETGEQVKTNLNQALASVSTSMIKGIPTDELRTTTKVLNMLNENLTDILD; encoded by the coding sequence ATGCCAAAATCGGATATTGAAAAAACCTTAGGATATGCGCTCAATGGGAGCGCATTCTTAATGAAGCAAGTTATCAAGCAACTTATTCAACAACACCATTACCAAACAACTCCAGAAGCATTTTTTTTATTAAATTTAATCCCTAAAACTGGAATTGAGCAGCACCAACTCATTAATAAAACGCATAAAGACAAAGCAGCCATAACCCGCTTATTAGATCAATTAAATCACCAAGGTTGGATTGTCAGACGCGTCATCAAAGAAAATAAACGCCAAGCGACTATCCGCTTATCGGAAACCGGAGAGCAAGTTAAAACAAATTTAAATCAAGCGCTTGCGTCGGTCAGTACCAGCATGATTAAAGGCATACCTACAGACGAGTTACGTACCACAACCAAAGTTTTAAATATGTTAAATGAAAATTTGACCGATATTTTAGACTAG